One Spinacia oleracea cultivar Varoflay chromosome 4, BTI_SOV_V1, whole genome shotgun sequence DNA segment encodes these proteins:
- the LOC130471531 gene encoding uncharacterized protein, whose translation MPILLYNNYEQLEIKEKQAKGEFTPHRNQDALSEALGKSDHLGRARGFGGVNVGVKRAFGKATSKPKSDHETIKAQLREEMREELKASMKANLPSILESMGLSTTLPSTTPSNHSQRSPPRQIELPHEKALPSELEEVLPPFEVETTCQLLLKDPESGAMYDVASATAYPPRENEVCHTVSLLPGHLKVKIQKVPDEFLGLPLPVPVPAFEIEAMENAIGTYVQWPTTLIRFSVEATPKVKKLKRMSPEMIFSNELASGLSASRKSPDIPDTIVDSLSQECEWLRTFVASMPDGDSFEVILDGTSFHYNENGKIQVDKNDISQFLRGAKLNISIIQVFMRALQHELNSNDKASKVGWLCPDTTSDTKIKSSTEEVNAYIFKAMNESVKSRNEFVLAPIFENDHWMLLAISVKNCTIYHFDSICLSLGRKIKMKTIVRHFFTRYKMCGNRVNRKEPLWKYVECAQQKGGLECGFYVMRYMFDLVSCCNDVSDLEKVCTSMSGDPFTDEQIDEIRDKWASYFTEHCV comes from the exons ATGCCTATTCTTTTATATAACAACTATGAACAGCTGGAGATTAAAGAAAAGCAAGCAAAAGGGGAATTTACTCCACATCGGAACCAAGATGCCTTATCCGAGGCTCTTGGGAAGTCAGATCATTTGGGCCGGGCACGTGGATTTGGAGGGGTGAATGTCGGGGTCAAAAGGGCGTTTGGAAAGGCAACATCAAAGCCTAAGTCTGATCATGAGACAATAAAAGCACAACTTCGGGAGGAAATGAGAGAAGAGTTAAAGGCTAGCATGAAGGCCAATCTCCCTTCCATTTTAGAATCTATGGGTTTAAGTACCACATTGCCTTCAACAACTCCTTCGAACCACTCTCAACGTTCACCACCCAGGCAAATTGAGCTACCCCATGAGAAGGCTCTGCCATCTGAGTTGGAGGAGGTTCTGCCGCCCTTCGAG GTAGAAACTACATGCCAACTTCTACTTAAAGACCCGGAATCTGGAGCAATGTATGATGTGGCGAGTGCTACCGCATATCCACCTCGTGAGAATGAAGTTTGTCACACTGTATCGTTACTTCCCGGTCATTTGAAGGTGAAAATTCAGAAAGTGCCAGATGAATTCTTGGGCTTGCCACTTCCTGTTCCTGTTCCGGCGTTCGAAATTGAGGCAATGGAGAATGCTATTGGTACATATGTGCAATGGCCTACTACATTAATTAGGTTTTCAGTTGAg gcgACACCGAAAGTTAAGAAGTTGAAGCGGATGTCGCCAGAGATGATTTTTAGCAATGAACTAGCCTCTGGCTTGTCGGCTTCTCGAAAAAGCCCGGATATTCCCGATACCATTGTAGATTCCCTTAGTCAAGAATGTGAGTGGTTGCGGACATTTGTTGCCTCCATGCCAGATGGTGATTCTTTTGAAGTGATTCTAGATGGTACCTCGTTCCATTacaatgaaaatggaaaaattCAAGTAGACAAGAATGATATTTCACAGTTCTTAAGAGGAGCAAAGCTAAATATATCCATTATTCAAGTTTTCAtgag AGCACTCCAACATGAATTGAACTCAAATGACAAGGCTTCCAAAGTTGGGTGGCTATGTCCAGACACTACTTCTGACACCAAAATAAAATCAAGCACAGAGGAAGTCAACGCATACATTTTCAAAGCAATGAACGAATCAGTAAAATCCAGAAATGAGTTTGTTCTGGCACCTATTTTTGAAAA CGACCATTGGATGCTCCTTGCAATATCTGTAAAAAATTGCACCATATATCACTTCGATTCCATTTGCTTGAGTTTAGGTCGAAAGATAAAGATGAAGACAATAGTGAGACA TTTTTTTACAAGGTACAAGATGTGTGGCAACCGTGTCAACAGGAAAGAGCCTTTATGGAAATATGTGGAG TGCGCTCAACAAAAGGGAGGCCTTGAGTGTGGATTTTACGTAATGCGGTACATGTTTGATTTAGTCTCTTGCTGCAATGATGTTTCAGACTTAGAGAAG gTTTGCACATCAATGAGTGGAGATCCTTTCACCGATgagcaaattgatgaaatacGAGACAAATGGGCATCATACTTCACCGAACATTGTGTGTAA